Proteins co-encoded in one Pocillopora verrucosa isolate sample1 chromosome 1, ASM3666991v2, whole genome shotgun sequence genomic window:
- the LOC136282604 gene encoding uncharacterized protein, with the protein MNVLHEVNLSAPNLPLSLPKAHLMTMRAEQLPPLGTLSLNKAIVGMLDPQAHKSEQDQCQALEPLSLKPKILAMSKQSEDDLLADEIEDEGEEDQINKDSLPDERNAVPAHASRQLKDKTAASSEEISQLTHAILGLMKSLPELINSPRGETKDKGKRPVSKSPNTVPAKKAKNKDGEARSSTSASDQSTDCEKLYDSVLNNNSDESEPNTTRSGDEDDFLSELVKEYESDDIVGESLENEKLAKLVDKMFRCKLSEKNLKDRLERQERPANCTTAKPPKVNPGIWRRLREPTKKRDLQFFKIQQALTKGILPVVRITDKLMQTKSLNADECHDLKKQGLEAMSLLTHASYEINMQRRLLLRPDIGREYSALCSSQLPFTDFLFGDDLQKHLKDIGDQNKIGAKITPNYKGHRPSPGRPGNNSYNGYKQSKNWRDNNFKPWKSKNNANRDKTTWTSQ; encoded by the exons ATGAATGTATTACATGAGGTAAATCTCAGCGCTCCAAATCTTCCCTTAAGTCTGCCAAAGGCACATTTGATGACCATGCGTGCAGAACAATTACCCCCTTTGGGAACGCTTTCATTAAATAAGGCAATAGTGGGTATGCTGGATCCCCAAGCACACAAATCGGAACAGGATCAGTGTCAGGCACTAGAACCCTTG AGCCTCAAGCCGAAGATATTAGCGATGTCAAAACAATCTGAGGACGATCTCCTCGCCGACGAAATTGAGGACGAGGGCGAAGAAGACCAGATAAACAAGGATTCGCTACCCGACGAACGCAACGCGGTGCCTGCACACGCTTCACGACAACTCAAGGACAAAACAGCCGCTTCCTCGGAAGAAATTAGCCAACTCACCCACGCAATTCTAGGCCTGATGAAAAGCCTGCCAGAACTCATCAATTCGCCGCGGGGAGaaacaaaagacaaaggaaaacgGCCTGTGAGCAAATCTCCAAACACTGTTCCCgccaaaaaagcaaaaaacaaagatggcgaGGCGAGAAGCTCCACGAGCGCCTCCGACCAGTCAACTGACTGCGAGAAACTCTATGACTCTGTGTTAAACAACAACAGTGATGAGTCAGAGCCAAACACCACTCGTAGTGGTGATGAGGATGATTTCCTCTCGGAACTTGTAAAAGAATACGAGTCTGACGATATCGTGGGCGAAAGCCTCGAAAATGAGAAACTAGCCAAGCTAGTTGACAAAATGTTCCGCTGCAAACTAAGCGAGAAAAATCTCAAAGACCGGCTTGAGAGGCAGGAGAGACCGGCTAATTGTACTACAGCCAAGCCTCCCAAGGTAAACCCGGGCATTTGGCGTCGACTGAGAGAGCCAACTAAGAAGAGggatttacaatttttcaaaatacaaCAAGCCCTCACAAAAGGCATCCTGCCAGTTGTCCGAATCACGGACAAGCTTATGCAGACAAAATCGCTTAATGCTGATGAATGCCATGACCTAAAGAAACAGGGGCTGGAGGCCATGTCCCTCCTCACTCATGCCTCTTATGAAATAAACATGCAGCGCCGTCTTCTACTGAGACCAGATATTGGGAGGGAATACTCAGCTCTCTGCTCCTCCCAATTGCCATTTACAGATTTTCTCTTTGGAGATGATCTACAAAAGCATTTGAAAGATAttggcgatcaaaacaaaatcGGGGCCAAGATCACCCCTAATTATAAAGGGCATCGTCCTTCTCCAGGAAGACCTGGCAATAACAGCTATAATGGCTATAAGCAGTCAAAAAACTGGAGAGACAACAACTTCAAACCTTGGAAATCCAAGAACAATGCCAACCGGGACAAGACAACCTGGACAAGCCAATAG